One part of the Haliotis asinina isolate JCU_RB_2024 chromosome 2, JCU_Hal_asi_v2, whole genome shotgun sequence genome encodes these proteins:
- the LOC137272732 gene encoding neuronal acetylcholine receptor subunit beta-3-like produces the protein MDKLHLLLVICVFKQTVCQTCCTSDLLEKFVGVYLKDERPVCDGNDTSVHMDLSLRQLINLDDTAQVLTTNVWVRLNWTDCRLTWDSTRFNGTDVIYVSAAHVWTPDLTLYDDTTYGNSVGMSERAFYKLSVTNEGRVSQTFPSVINSICGVDTTYFPFDRQQCSLQFGLWVHDDSTVVLTSHEEGDTSYFIRNAEWDLLGIDVGRIPYFYNNKRYSSVTYTLNIRRRPAFFMLTLCFPCFLICSISVLGFFLPPASKEKVALQVSLLLSLSVFLFLTQDTLPPNSKPLPLICIYFVLVMVLSSASCVLAVVVLKVHMKGNQGWKVSPRVRAIIIDKLGRLLLIKRPHMLREDAQEDRKIQLENVLHNDENNAQEATTSAQATDTATTTAAATSQARSPATSLGPAPETDPQVSAETMDWFTIASVLDRLFLILYALVSISVFVAFLIQFTP, from the exons ATGGACAAATTGCACCTGCTGTTGGTGATCTGTGTGTTCAAGCAAACAGTGTGTCAGACGT GTTGTACCTCAGACCTCCTGGAGAAGTTTGTCGGTGTTTACCTGAAGGATGAACGGCCTGTGTGTGACGGGAACGACACCTCTGTACACATGGATCTCAGTCTCAGGCAACTCATCAATCTG GACGACACAGCACAGGTGTTGACAACCAACGTCTGGGTGCGTCTG AACTGGACCGACTGCAGACTCACGTGGGACAGCACGAGATTCAATGGGACAGACGTCATCTACGTCTCAGCTGCCCATGTGTGGACTCCAGACCTCACGCTGTATGACGA cACAACGTATGGCAATAGCGTGGGCATGTCGGAGAGGGCGTTCTACAAACTATCAGTCACCAATGAGGGCAGAGTCTCACAGACGTTCCcttcagtaatcaacagcatctGCGGCGTGGACACAACTTACTTCCCCTTCGACAGACAGCAGTGCTCACTTCAGTTCGGTCTGTGGGTTCACGACGATTCAACCGTTGTCCTAACCAGCCATGAGGAGGGAGATACCTCATACTTCATAAGGAACGCTGAGTGGGACCTTCTGGGGATAGACGTTGGAAGAATACCTTACTTCTACAACAACAAACGTTACAGCTCCGTCACCTACACATTGAACATCAGGAGAAGACCAGCGTTCTTCATGCTGACCCTGTGCTTCCCCTGCTTCCTCATCTGCAGTATCTCTGTGCTCGGGTTCTTCCTCCCGCCCGCCTCGAAGGAGAAGGTGGCGCTACAAGTCAGCCTTCTTCTGTCCCTCAGTGTCTTCCTCTTTCTCACACAGGACACTCTCCCACCGAATTCCAAACCGCTGCCGTTAATCT GCATCTACTTTGTGCTTGTGATGGTTCTGTCTAGTGCGTCCTGCGTCTTGGCGGTGGTTGTTCTCAAAGTGCACATGAAGGGTAACCAGGGATGGAAGGTTTCTCCTCGAGTCCGGGCAATAATCATTGACAAGCTGGGGCGTTTATTGCTCATTAAGCGACCACACATGCTGAGAGAAGATGCACAA GAAGACCGTAAGATACAATTAGAAAATGTCTTACATAACGATGAAAACAACGCACAAGAAGCCACAACGTCAGCCCAAGCCACAGACACAGCCACGAcgacagcagcagcaacatctcAAGCTCGATCTCCAGCAACATCGCTAGGACCAGCTCCTGAGACGGATCCACAAGTCTCAGCTGAGACCATGGATTGGTTCACCATTGCTTCAGTCCTTGACCGACTCTTCCTCATACTCTATGCCCTCGTGTCAATCAGCGTCTTCGTAGCCTTTCTCATTCAATTCACACCGTAG